CGCATGATGTCCACGCCGGTCAGGTCCAGGGTGGCGAGCGGGCCCATCGCGTGGCCGAAGCCGAGCTTGCAGGCCGTGTCGATGTCCTCGGCGGTGGCCACGCCGTTGTCGAGCAGCCGGACCGCCTCGTTGGCCAGCGCGGCGATCAGCCGGGTGGTGACGAAGCCTGCCACGTCGCGGTTGACCACGATGCAGGTCTTGCCGACGGACTCGGCGAACGTCCGGGCCGCGGCCAACGTGTCGTCAGAAGTCTTGTACCCGCGCACCAGCTCGCACAGGGCCATCAGCGGCACCGGCGAGAAGAAGTGAGTGCCGACCACGGCCTCGGGGCGCTCGGTCACGGCCGCGATCTGGGTGACCGGCAGGGCGGAGGTGTTGGTGCACAGCACCGCGCCGTCCCGGCAGAGCTTGTCCAGCTCGCGGAACAGGCCCTGCTTGACGTCCAGGTCCTCGAACACCGCCTCGACCACCAGGTCGGCCGAGCCGACCGCGGCCAGCTCGGTGGTGGTGGTGATC
This genomic window from Actinospica robiniae DSM 44927 contains:
- a CDS encoding 3-hydroxyacyl-CoA dehydrogenase family protein, whose protein sequence is MTMRIAVIGAGLMGSGIAQVSAAAGHEVVLRDVSDAATARGLAGITASYEKFVGKDKMTREAAEAALARITTTTELAAVGSADLVVEAVFEDLDVKQGLFRELDKLCRDGAVLCTNTSALPVTQIAAVTERPEAVVGTHFFSPVPLMALCELVRGYKTSDDTLAAARTFAESVGKTCIVVNRDVAGFVTTRLIAALANEAVRLLDNGVATAEDIDTACKLGFGHAMGPLATLDLTGVDIMRNATRNIYNESHADQFAVPELLNRMVAAGDLGRKSGRGFYAYG